A region of the Halalkalibaculum roseum genome:
TAAATTCTAAGAGCTACTATTGCGTGCTCACGGAAAACTTCATAGAGAGTTTGATCCTGTTTTCTGCCCGCTTAAGGGCCTTGCGAGCACGTTTTTTGTCAACGTCTTTGTCTTCCGCATCAAGTCGCTCCTTGGCACGTTGCTTCGCCTCTTTGGCTCGTTCTACATCGATCTCTTCTACAGGTTCGGCAGCTTCTGCCAGCAAGGTCAGCTTGTTGTCATGTACCTCAACAAATCCGCCACTTACTGAATAGTACTGGTTACTGCCATCCGCGTTGCGAACGAGTATTAGTCCTATATCTAAAGTGGAGATAATATCTGCATGCAAGGTCTTGACTTCAAAACTGCCTAAGACCCCGGGAACCTGTACGCCTTTTACATCTCCGTCAAACAGAGATCCTTCTGGCGTGAGAATTTGCGCTTGAAAGCTATTCATGATCAGTTATTATTCAGCTGCTTCGTTTTCCTGTTCCAGTAGTTCTTGGCCCTGTTCTTCAGCCTCTTCAATACTTCCAACCATGTAGAAGGCATTTTCAGGAAGATGATCCAGTTCGCCATCAAGAATTTTCTTGAAGCCCTTTACGGTATCTTCAACCTTGATGTACTGTCCGGGCTGTCCGGTAAACTGCTCAGCCACGAAGAACGGCTGGCTAAGGAATCGCTGAACACGTCGTGCACGAGCAACCGTAGTTTTGTCTTCGTCAGAAAGTTCATCCATACCCAGAATAGCAATAATATCCTGCAGGTCTTTGTACTTCTGCAAAATCTCAATTACGCGCTGTGCAGTCTGGTAGTGCTCTTTACCAACCACATGCGGGTCAAGAATTCTTGAAGAGGAATCCAATGGATCAACAGCCGGATAGATACCGATCTGTGTCAATTCACGACTCAATACTGTCGTTGCATCCAGGTGAGCAAAAGTTGTTGCAGGAGCAGGGTCAGTAAGGTCATCGGCAGGTACATATACCGCCTGTACCGATGTAATAGATCCTTTCTTGGTAGAAGTAATACGCTCCTGAAGGTCACCCATCTCGGTAGCCAGTGTAGGCTGGTATCCTACCGCAGAAGGCATACGTCCTAGCAGTGCTGATACCTCTGAACCCGCCTGGGTGAAACGGAAAATATTATCAATAAAGAGAAGAATATCGCGGGAAACTTCATCACGGAAATATTCAGCAACCGTCAATCCGGAAAGCGCAACACGTGCACGGGCTCCAGGCGGTTCGTTCATTTGACCGAATACCAATGTTGCTTGTGATTCTTTTAATTTGTCTTTGTCAACCTTGGAGAGGTCCCACTTGCCTTCTTCCATGGCTTCTTTAAATTCGTCGCCATACTGAATTACTCCGGACTCGATCATTTCACGAAGTAAGTCATTACCTTCACGGGTACGTTCACCGACACCGGCGAATACCGAAAGTCCACCGTGACCTTTGGCAATATTGTTAATAAGTTCCTGTATCAATACCGTTTTACCTACCCCTGCACCACCGAATAGGCCGATCTTACCACCTTTTGCATAGGGGCAAAGCAGGTCAATAACTTTAATACCGGTCTCAAGCATTTCCGTAGAAGTTGCCAGCTCTTCAAAACTCGGAGCTGGTCGGTGGATGGGATAACGCTCTTCACCTTTTGGCGGTTCGATACCATCAATAGATTCACCGACCACATTAAACAGTCTGCCACGAATGTCTTCGCCAACCGGCATTGAAATAGGAGCACCGGAGTCAACGACTTCCGTATTTCTGACCAGACCGTCGGTTGAGTCCATAGCAATAGTACGAACTCTGTTTTCACCAAGATGCTGGGCAACTTCTAGATATAGTATGTTATTATCTTCTTGTTCTATGTATAAGGCATTCAGTACCGGTGGGATCTCGCCTTTGTTGAAGTCGACGTCCACAACCGGACCGATAACTTGTGCAACGGTTCCTTTATTCATTATCTATGATCGATTGAAAAAATTAATTTTTACTTGAGATCTGCAGTCAAAACAGAATATCAGAACATATTATTGATGCAGATTTTCTATCACTTTCAAGGCGGCAAAAGTTAGCTTTTTTTCGAAGCAATGGCAAAAGGGTTTGAATAATTAATTCTTTGAATTTTGCAAGATCCTGAACATGGAATAACAGATGTCAAGACACTTCTAATTAGCAAAGTTGTAAATTTTAAAAATTGAAAAATCAAAACCATCCTCAATTATTATTCAAAGAAATTTGTATGATATGCTAAGATCTTACTTTTTATAAACTTATTAGAATCTATACTCTAAATTGTATTCCAAATTCATCAGATACTACCTAACACTTAAAACTGAAGATCATGAATAATGCCAAAAATAGTTGCTCAAAATTACTGATTCCGCTATTACTGTTTTTTCTTACCTTTACAACATTGGAAGTAAAGGCACAAGATCTTGATGTACCCTATGTGCCCACCCCTCAAAAAGTAGTTGAACGAATGCTTGATCTGGCAGATGTTAATTCAAGCGACTACGTAATCGATCTGGGTTCCGGTGATGGCAGAATTGTAATAACCGCCGCCAAAAGAGGCGCAACAGGTCACGGCATCGATCTTGATCCTCAGCGCATTTCGGAAGCCAGAACTAATGCAGTGAATGCAAATGTAGCCGACCGGGTCATGTTTATGGAGGCTAATATTTTTAATACCGACTTCAGCAATGCCTCTGTTATAACAATGTACCTCCTCCCTACCGTGAACGAGAAACTCCGTCCCGAGCTATTGGACAAGCTGGAGCCAGGGACCCGTGTGGTCTCTCACAGTTTCGATATGGATGAATGGGAAGCTGATAAAGAAGTCATTGTGAATGACAACCAAGGGTCGGGTACTCATGATATTTACTTCTGGGTGATACCGGCCAAAGTGGAAGGCAGCTGGAGCTGGCAGACGGATGATAAGAATTTTACCATGAATGTCACCCAGCGATTCCAGGAAATCAGTGCAAATCTATCAGACTCTCAAGGCAATAGCTACCGCGTCGAAGCAGCCGATCTCAGAGGCAAACGAATAAATATTCGCGCAGTTAACGGAGATGTAAGATATATACTGAGCGGACGGGTTGAAGGAGATGAAATTATAGGGGTTCAGCAGCAGCATACTCAGGAGAACAAAAGTTTTACAAACTGGCGGGCCGGCAAACAATAAAAAATACATCTAAATTGTTTAACCGGACTAACATTGCATGGATAAAAAAACGGCTGGGCACCCCTTAAAAACCTTCAATAACCTGAGTGTCATTGCTGTTATTGTCGGCATTGTAATAGGTATAGGTATATTCCGCCTTCCTCCCCTCGTAGCCCAACAGGCAACGAGTGATTTACAGTTTATCAGTTATTGGATCGCGGGAGGTTTTATCTCGCTGCTTGGAGCCTTATGCTATGCCGAACTGGCTGCTCTCAAACCCGATACGGGTGGTGAATACTTCTTCCTTAATGAGGCCTACGGTTCTTTCCCTGCCTTTATTTTTTCATGGGGACGGATGACGGTTATTCAGACCGGTTCAATCGCTCTTGCTGCATTTATCCTTGGAGACTACGCTACCCTGTTAATCGATCTCGGACCCTACAGTTCTTCCATCTATGCCGCTGTAGGTATTATCTTGATTACCGGACTGAACCTCTACGGTACTGCTGAGTCACGTGGCGTTCAAAATATCCTGGCATCGGCCATTGTTATTCTGCTTATTGGTCTTGGGATATTCAGTTTCTTTTCAAATGTCCCGGAGGAACCGGCAGCCGCCGCAAATCAGGTATGGAGTTTTCCCTCTGTTGGTGCAGCGGGATCAGCAATGATTTTTGTACTGTTGACCTATGGGGGTTGGAATGAAGCCGCCTACTTATCGGCAGAAATCAAGGGCGTCAAGAAAAATATGGCCACGGTTCTCACAGCGGGTATCATACTCATCACAGGGATCTATGTGCTTGTAAATAGTGCCTATCTACATGTATTAGGGCTTGAAGCCTTGCAAAATGCCGATACTGTAGGATCCAATTTAACCGAAAAGGTATTAGGACCCGGCGGTGCAATATTTGTTACGGTTATTGTAATTTTAGCATCTCTTTCAACAACAAATGCAACAGTGATAACCGGAGCCCGGACCAATTACGCTTTGGGCAGAGATTTTAAAGTACTACGGTTTCTTGATGGTTGGCATAAAAAAAGAAATACACCCTTTAATGCATTACTGGTTCAGGGCGGCATTGCTCTGTTGCTGGTTGTATTGGGCACCTTTACAGAAGAAGCGGTAGCAACTATGGTAGATTATACGGCTCCGGTGTTTTGGCTTTTCCTCTTACTGTCAACAATGTCCATTTTCGTATTTCGCAATCAACACGATATAAGCGAACTTCCCTACAAGGTCCCGCTCTATCCGGTCACTCCCATTCTTTTTTTATTGGCCTGTGGGTATATGCTCTACTCCAGTCTTGCATTTACCGGTCCGGGTGCCCTCTTTGGTGTCGGGATCTTATGCCTTGGTATACCTGTGGTGATGGTAGAATACTATAGAGAGAAAATTTAATTTCTTACCACATAGATCCACAAGTTCCAATTAGTTCATACTAGAAGTCCAAAATAGGACGTTTCGATTATACTTTTTGGCTTAGTGGTAACAAATCGGCTATTTCATCTTTTGCCCGAATAGATTTATAATCATTCATCTGATCAATAAAATTATTTATCATGTCTTTACTCACAATTGTTTTAAGTCTGTTTTTGAACCTCAACGCCTTTCATCAGCTCCCCCAACCCTCCAATGCAACTACGGTCCCTTCCTCAATCGAGCGTGCTACCGTTTATCTACAGGGTGCTCAGATTACACGTAAGGCAACGGTCCAGTTAAATTCAGGCAGCAACAGCATCATTTTCAATAATCTATCCAATATGCTCAATGAGCAGTCGATACAAATATCTTCGGATGTACCGGTTACCCTTCTTTCTGTTAGAAAAAGCGAGGCGGGAAATGATTACAGGAGTGAAAAGCTTGATTCTCTGGAATCCGAAAAAAAAGAACTTGAATCACAAATTGCGCTGAAACAAGCTGAACAATCCGTACTTGACCGTGAATTGAATATCCTACTTTCAAATCAAACACTTCGCGGTGAAAATGAAAAAATATCTGCCTTGGAAATTAAACAGGCAATGGAGTATTTCCGGGAAAAGCTGACAGAAATTGAGACTTCCCGAATTGATGTAAAAAAATCGTTACAGGAGGCACAGCAACAACTTAATGATATCAATAGCAGCATTAATGAATTACGCAGAAAATTGAGGCAACAATCAGGTCAACTGATTGCTGAAATTGAATCTAACGGAAATAGGACTGTAAATTTTACCATCTCTTATTTTATTAGCAGCGCCGGTTGGTATCCCAGTTATGACGTTAGGGTTGAAAATATTGACCAACCGCTAGAGCTGACTTACAAAGCTAATATCTATCAGAATAGTGGAATAGATTGGAACAATGTACAGTTGTCGGTATCATCAGCTCAGCCACTTAGCTCAACCAATATCCCATCTATAGAACCTATCTATTTGCGATTCCTAGAAGCAGAAGCCAGACAACGCATGGAGGATGCTTCTAAAATGGCACCACAGGCACTGGGTGAAGTTGTGGTAACGGGATATGGAAGTGAACTATCCGGAAGACCGGCTGTTTCTGTCAATCAGAACCACACAAGTTTTAGTTTTGATATTGAAACACCCTATACGGTATCAGGTGATGGCGATACCAGGACGGTTAGTGTTCAGAATCATTCACTCCCTGCCACCTACCGTTATTTTGCCATACCAAAAAACCAGGAAACTGCTTATTTAACAGCGCTACTAACTGATTGGGAAGATCTTAACCTCTTAAACGGGGAAGCCAACCTCTATTTTGAAAAAACCTTTGTTGGTCAGGCACAAATCGAATCAAATGCCGTCAGTGATACCCTTCGGTTTTCTTTAGGGAAAGATGAAGGCATTGCAATTGAACGCAATCGCCT
Encoded here:
- a CDS encoding F0F1 ATP synthase subunit epsilon; protein product: MNSFQAQILTPEGSLFDGDVKGVQVPGVLGSFEVKTLHADIISTLDIGLILVRNADGSNQYYSVSGGFVEVHDNKLTLLAEAAEPVEEIDVERAKEAKQRAKERLDAEDKDVDKKRARKALKRAENRIKLSMKFSVSTQ
- the atpD gene encoding F0F1 ATP synthase subunit beta, coding for MNKGTVAQVIGPVVDVDFNKGEIPPVLNALYIEQEDNNILYLEVAQHLGENRVRTIAMDSTDGLVRNTEVVDSGAPISMPVGEDIRGRLFNVVGESIDGIEPPKGEERYPIHRPAPSFEELATSTEMLETGIKVIDLLCPYAKGGKIGLFGGAGVGKTVLIQELINNIAKGHGGLSVFAGVGERTREGNDLLREMIESGVIQYGDEFKEAMEEGKWDLSKVDKDKLKESQATLVFGQMNEPPGARARVALSGLTVAEYFRDEVSRDILLFIDNIFRFTQAGSEVSALLGRMPSAVGYQPTLATEMGDLQERITSTKKGSITSVQAVYVPADDLTDPAPATTFAHLDATTVLSRELTQIGIYPAVDPLDSSSRILDPHVVGKEHYQTAQRVIEILQKYKDLQDIIAILGMDELSDEDKTTVARARRVQRFLSQPFFVAEQFTGQPGQYIKVEDTVKGFKKILDGELDHLPENAFYMVGSIEEAEEQGQELLEQENEAAE
- a CDS encoding DUF4139 domain-containing protein, whose amino-acid sequence is MSLLTIVLSLFLNLNAFHQLPQPSNATTVPSSIERATVYLQGAQITRKATVQLNSGSNSIIFNNLSNMLNEQSIQISSDVPVTLLSVRKSEAGNDYRSEKLDSLESEKKELESQIALKQAEQSVLDRELNILLSNQTLRGENEKISALEIKQAMEYFREKLTEIETSRIDVKKSLQEAQQQLNDINSSINELRRKLRQQSGQLIAEIESNGNRTVNFTISYFISSAGWYPSYDVRVENIDQPLELTYKANIYQNSGIDWNNVQLSVSSAQPLSSTNIPSIEPIYLRFLEAEARQRMEDASKMAPQALGEVVVTGYGSELSGRPAVSVNQNHTSFSFDIETPYTVSGDGDTRTVSVQNHSLPATYRYFAIPKNQETAYLTALLTDWEDLNLLNGEANLYFEKTFVGQAQIESNAVSDTLRFSLGKDEGIAIERNRLTEFSEKNFFGNRVRETRAWELVIRNSKNKAIELTLVDQIPVSTNEDIEIDLQERSGASLNEDTGELTWTLSIPAGSSVSRQFRYRVEYPTGKQIREK
- a CDS encoding APC family permease, giving the protein MDKKTAGHPLKTFNNLSVIAVIVGIVIGIGIFRLPPLVAQQATSDLQFISYWIAGGFISLLGALCYAELAALKPDTGGEYFFLNEAYGSFPAFIFSWGRMTVIQTGSIALAAFILGDYATLLIDLGPYSSSIYAAVGIILITGLNLYGTAESRGVQNILASAIVILLIGLGIFSFFSNVPEEPAAAANQVWSFPSVGAAGSAMIFVLLTYGGWNEAAYLSAEIKGVKKNMATVLTAGIILITGIYVLVNSAYLHVLGLEALQNADTVGSNLTEKVLGPGGAIFVTVIVILASLSTTNATVITGARTNYALGRDFKVLRFLDGWHKKRNTPFNALLVQGGIALLLVVLGTFTEEAVATMVDYTAPVFWLFLLLSTMSIFVFRNQHDISELPYKVPLYPVTPILFLLACGYMLYSSLAFTGPGALFGVGILCLGIPVVMVEYYREKI
- a CDS encoding class I SAM-dependent methyltransferase; the protein is MNNAKNSCSKLLIPLLLFFLTFTTLEVKAQDLDVPYVPTPQKVVERMLDLADVNSSDYVIDLGSGDGRIVITAAKRGATGHGIDLDPQRISEARTNAVNANVADRVMFMEANIFNTDFSNASVITMYLLPTVNEKLRPELLDKLEPGTRVVSHSFDMDEWEADKEVIVNDNQGSGTHDIYFWVIPAKVEGSWSWQTDDKNFTMNVTQRFQEISANLSDSQGNSYRVEAADLRGKRINIRAVNGDVRYILSGRVEGDEIIGVQQQHTQENKSFTNWRAGKQ